From a region of the Clostridia bacterium genome:
- a CDS encoding D-lyxose/D-mannose family sugar isomerase, whose protein sequence is MLTRDQYQKIRQKTIEYFDKANIVITDEEKDKIEVADFDLNRQHEIGLQLLVYINTDRVCAKEMVLFPGQICPEHKHPTVDGVPGKEETFRCRWGKVYLYLPGEKMGDIKAKIPEGYSQYLTCFKEIELNPGEQCTIMPDTFHWFQAGPEGAIISEFSTKSTDETDVFTDKRIDRIPKIEE, encoded by the coding sequence ATGTTAACTAGAGATCAGTACCAAAAGATCAGACAAAAAACTATCGAATATTTTGATAAGGCAAATATAGTTATAACAGATGAGGAAAAAGATAAAATAGAGGTAGCAGACTTTGATTTAAATCGTCAGCATGAAATAGGCTTGCAGTTATTGGTCTATATTAATACCGATAGAGTATGTGCTAAAGAGATGGTTTTATTTCCCGGGCAAATATGCCCAGAGCACAAACACCCTACTGTAGATGGAGTGCCTGGCAAAGAAGAGACCTTTAGATGCAGATGGGGTAAGGTATATCTATATCTGCCGGGGGAAAAGATGGGTGACATAAAAGCAAAGATACCGGAAGGTTATAGTCAATATCTTACATGTTTTAAAGAAATCGAGCTTAATCCGGGAGAACAGTGTACAATTATGCCGGATACATTTCATTGGTTTCAAGCAGGGCCTGAAGGTGCAATTATATCAGAATTTTCTACAAAAAGCACAGATGAAACAGATGTGTTTACCGATAAAAGGATAGACAGAATACCCAAAATAGAAGAATGA